In Anaerolineales bacterium, the following proteins share a genomic window:
- the rpsL gene encoding 30S ribosomal protein S12, with amino-acid sequence MPTINQMIRKGRKTKKAKSKAPAFQFTLNTYKQRRIRQDKGAPQKRGVCTVVRTMTPKKPNSALRKIARVRLTNGIEVTAYIPGEGHQLQEHSVVLVRGGRVKDLPGVRYHIVRGSLDTTGVANRKQARSKYGAKRPK; translated from the coding sequence GTGCCGACAATTAATCAAATGATCCGCAAAGGACGCAAAACAAAAAAGGCAAAGAGCAAGGCTCCCGCCTTTCAGTTTACGTTGAACACCTACAAACAGCGCCGCATCCGCCAAGATAAAGGCGCGCCGCAAAAGCGCGGGGTATGTACGGTCGTTCGTACCATGACGCCCAAGAAACCGAATTCCGCGTTGCGCAAGATCGCCCGCGTGCGCCTGACCAATGGCATCGAAGTGACCGCCTACATTCCCGGCGAAGGTCATCAGTTGCAAGAGCACTCTGTGGTGCTGGTGCGCGGCGGACGTGTGAAGGATTTGCCCGGTGTGCGTTACCACATCGTGCGCGGTTCCCTCGACACCACCGGCGTTGCTAACCGAAAACAAGCGCGCTCCAAGTATGGCGCGAAGCGTCCCAAGTAA
- a CDS encoding DNA-directed RNA polymerase subunit beta, with translation MSSSLPRRTYARIPANIKLPNLIEVQLDSFERLKKEGLGDLFHEVSPIESYNKGMKLFFPGRGPEAKQWGLKYWFGEPKHTIEECVERDLTYASPLYVSVLLAGADVPEPIKQDIFLGDFPEMTDKGTFIINGTERVVVSQLIRSPGVYFEAPTDRATGRLLAMSKLIPDRGAWMEFETRKSDYIILKFNRKRTVPITVFLRAMAAVNDGIKDSPLKLGTDEELLSLFQDVDNNPERLFIASTLKQEPEWDLSGGLTIAEAALIEFFKKMRPGDPATLDNARQFLEEQLFDQRHYDLERVGRYKLNQKLDLNVPIPHRTVTKNDVIRLIRRMIQINNNVEPPDDIDHLGNRRVKTVGELIQNKLRIGLRRMERVIKERMSIRDQEQLSPVTLVNIRPVVAALREFFGSSQLSQFMDQTNPLAELRHKRTLSALGPGGLRRERAGFDVRDVHHSHYGRICPIETPEGPNIGLIGRLASFARVNEYGFIETPYRKVFRVMEADDERLEGRTLREKVVDPKSEEVLYEAGETIDGKMAKRLAKIGVPVPIMPYVSDQFDYLSADAEDKYVIAQANAPLTEKKEFLRERVSCRYHSGFIFSTRDSVDYMDVAPHQVVGISAALIPFLEHDDANRALMGANMQTQAVPLVRPEIPLVSTGMEYFAALDSGQVVVAEADGEITSVTGNTITVRERGGSHRTYQLRKYQRSNQSTCIDQRPAVVKGQKIKKGDIIADSSSTESGQLALGQNAVVAFLSWEGGNFEDAILISERLVQEDRFTSVHIEKYEVEARDTKLGPEEITRDIPNVGEDAIKDLDENGIIRIGAEVGPNDILVGKITPKGEKELTPEERLLRAIFGEKSRDVKDTSLRMPHGERGKVVDVKVFTREENSDLSAGVDMMVRVSVAQRRKLTAGDKMAGRHGNKGVVSKVVPVEDMPFLEDGTPVDIILNPLGVPGRMNIGQVLEVHLGWAAKRLGYRAITPVFDGASEEEIEAELARAWIIDEAWKDVAAKAWEWIKDEDYDPESIQDDDEVRRLYLEEWLGKRKYDVYDLSDHDYARLATATEWLRDRDYDPDTIFYPDEINPREREEYNNAAITACLRLWIEANGHGGRVAEARLMEVAQEIVHTTGQPLPILGKQILRDGKSGIPYDQPVTVGVMTILKLHHLVEDKVHARSTGPYSLVTQQPLGGKAQFGGQRFGEMEVWALEAYGAAYTLQEMLTVKSDDVQGRVNTYEAIVKGDPIEEPSIPASFRVLVKELQSLGLAVEAVNEGGDVVKFGKDEEKQHPPRMDTGLLGIGDNVISKRKS, from the coding sequence ATGTCTTCTTCTTTGCCTCGTAGAACCTACGCGCGTATCCCCGCCAACATCAAACTTCCCAATCTTATCGAAGTCCAATTGGATTCGTTTGAACGCCTCAAGAAAGAAGGGCTGGGCGATCTCTTCCATGAAGTCTCGCCGATCGAATCCTACAACAAGGGGATGAAACTATTCTTCCCGGGACGCGGTCCCGAAGCCAAGCAGTGGGGGTTGAAATATTGGTTTGGCGAACCGAAACATACCATCGAAGAATGTGTGGAACGCGACCTCACCTACGCCAGCCCGTTGTACGTCTCTGTGTTGCTCGCTGGCGCAGATGTTCCCGAACCAATCAAACAGGATATCTTCCTCGGCGACTTCCCGGAGATGACCGACAAAGGCACCTTCATTATCAATGGGACGGAACGCGTCGTCGTTTCGCAGTTGATCCGCTCCCCCGGCGTGTACTTCGAAGCGCCTACGGATCGCGCGACGGGACGCCTGCTCGCCATGTCCAAACTGATTCCCGACCGCGGCGCGTGGATGGAGTTTGAAACCCGCAAATCGGATTACATCATTTTGAAATTCAACCGCAAGCGCACAGTGCCGATCACGGTCTTCCTGCGCGCTATGGCGGCTGTAAACGACGGCATCAAAGATTCCCCGCTCAAGTTGGGCACAGACGAGGAGCTACTCTCGCTCTTTCAAGATGTGGACAATAACCCTGAGCGCTTGTTCATCGCTTCTACTTTAAAACAGGAGCCTGAATGGGACCTCTCCGGCGGTTTGACCATCGCCGAAGCCGCGTTAATCGAATTCTTCAAGAAGATGCGCCCCGGCGATCCTGCCACGCTCGACAACGCGCGGCAGTTCCTTGAAGAACAATTGTTTGACCAACGCCATTATGATCTCGAACGCGTCGGTCGCTACAAGTTGAACCAAAAGCTCGATCTCAACGTTCCCATTCCTCACCGTACTGTGACCAAGAACGATGTCATTCGGCTTATCCGCCGCATGATTCAGATCAACAACAATGTCGAGCCGCCGGATGATATTGATCACCTCGGCAACCGCCGTGTCAAGACGGTGGGTGAGTTGATCCAGAACAAACTCCGCATCGGTCTCCGCCGCATGGAGCGCGTGATCAAGGAACGCATGTCTATCCGCGATCAGGAGCAATTGTCGCCGGTGACGTTGGTCAACATCCGCCCGGTGGTTGCGGCTTTGCGCGAGTTCTTCGGCTCGTCCCAGCTCTCGCAGTTCATGGATCAGACCAATCCGCTGGCTGAGTTGCGCCACAAACGCACACTCTCCGCGTTAGGTCCTGGTGGTCTGCGGCGTGAACGCGCCGGCTTCGATGTGCGCGACGTCCATCACTCGCATTACGGGCGCATCTGCCCGATCGAGACTCCTGAAGGTCCGAACATTGGTTTGATCGGACGTTTGGCTTCGTTTGCGCGCGTCAATGAGTACGGTTTCATCGAGACGCCGTATCGCAAGGTCTTCCGCGTAATGGAAGCGGACGATGAACGGCTGGAAGGTCGCACGCTCCGCGAGAAGGTTGTTGATCCCAAGTCTGAAGAAGTATTATATGAAGCCGGCGAAACGATTGACGGCAAAATGGCAAAACGACTCGCCAAGATCGGCGTGCCCGTTCCGATCATGCCGTATGTGTCCGACCAGTTCGATTATCTTTCTGCGGACGCGGAGGATAAATACGTCATCGCGCAGGCGAACGCGCCTTTGACCGAAAAGAAAGAATTTCTGCGCGAGCGCGTTTCCTGCCGTTACCATTCGGGGTTCATTTTCTCCACGCGCGACTCGGTTGATTACATGGACGTCGCCCCGCACCAAGTGGTGGGTATCAGCGCCGCGTTGATCCCATTCCTCGAACACGACGATGCCAACCGCGCCTTGATGGGCGCCAACATGCAGACGCAGGCTGTGCCGCTTGTCCGCCCTGAAATCCCGTTGGTTTCCACAGGCATGGAATATTTCGCCGCGTTGGATTCGGGTCAGGTGGTTGTCGCGGAGGCTGACGGTGAGATAACGTCGGTAACCGGGAACACGATCACCGTCCGCGAACGAGGCGGGAGTCACCGCACGTATCAACTCCGCAAGTACCAGCGCTCCAATCAATCCACGTGCATTGACCAACGCCCGGCGGTCGTCAAAGGACAGAAGATCAAGAAGGGCGATATCATCGCCGATTCTTCATCCACTGAGAGCGGACAACTGGCGCTCGGTCAAAACGCGGTGGTCGCATTTCTCTCGTGGGAGGGCGGCAACTTTGAAGACGCGATCCTGATCTCTGAGCGGCTGGTGCAGGAAGACCGCTTTACGTCGGTGCATATCGAAAAATATGAAGTGGAAGCCCGCGATACCAAACTTGGACCGGAAGAAATTACCCGCGACATCCCGAACGTCGGCGAAGACGCGATCAAAGATTTAGACGAGAACGGCATCATCCGCATCGGCGCGGAAGTTGGTCCGAACGATATTCTCGTTGGTAAGATCACGCCGAAGGGCGAAAAAGAACTGACGCCCGAAGAGCGCCTGTTGCGCGCCATCTTCGGCGAAAAATCACGCGATGTGAAAGACACTTCCTTGCGGATGCCTCACGGCGAACGCGGCAAGGTTGTTGACGTGAAAGTGTTCACGCGCGAGGAAAATTCCGATCTCTCGGCAGGCGTGGATATGATGGTGCGCGTCTCGGTCGCGCAGCGCCGCAAATTAACCGCCGGCGACAAGATGGCGGGACGCCACGGCAACAAAGGCGTTGTTTCAAAAGTCGTCCCTGTGGAGGATATGCCGTTCCTCGAAGACGGCACGCCGGTGGACATCATTTTGAATCCGCTGGGCGTTCCCGGTCGTATGAACATCGGTCAGGTGCTTGAAGTCCATCTTGGTTGGGCGGCAAAGCGACTCGGTTATCGCGCGATCACGCCGGTGTTCGACGGCGCGTCCGAAGAGGAGATCGAAGCCGAACTCGCACGCGCGTGGATCATTGATGAAGCGTGGAAGGATGTTGCCGCGAAAGCTTGGGAATGGATCAAGGATGAGGACTACGACCCCGAATCCATTCAAGATGACGATGAAGTCCGTCGTTTGTATTTGGAAGAATGGCTCGGCAAACGCAAATACGATGTGTATGACCTGAGCGACCACGATTACGCCCGGCTAGCGACAGCCACAGAATGGCTCCGTGATCGCGACTATGATCCGGATACGATCTTTTACCCGGATGAAATTAATCCGCGTGAGCGGGAGGAATACAATAATGCGGCGATTACGGCGTGTCTGCGACTCTGGATTGAAGCCAACGGACACGGTGGACGCGTTGCCGAAGCCCGCCTGATGGAAGTGGCGCAGGAAATCGTTCATACGACGGGTCAGCCTTTGCCTATCCTAGGAAAGCAAATCCTCCGGGACGGCAAGTCCGGAATTCCCTACGATCAACCGGTGACCGTCGGCGTGATGACGATTCTGAAATTGCACCACCTTGTGGAAGATAAAGTTCACGCGCGTTCGACGGGTCCGTACAGCCTTGTTACTCAACAGCCCTTGGGAGGCAAGGCGCAGTTTGGCGGTCAACGCTTCGGTGAAATGGAGGTGTGGGCGCTTGAAGCCTACGGCGCGGCATACACGTTACAAGAAATGCTCACAGTCAAATCCGACGACGTTCAAGGTCGCGTCAATACCTATGAAGCCATCGTTAAAGGCGACCCGATCGAGGAGCCGAGTATCCCCGCGTCATTCCGCGTGCTGGTCAAAGAATTGCAGTCGCTTGGGTTGGCGGTGGAAGCGGTCAACGAAGGCGGCGATGTTGTCAAGTTTGGAAAAGACGAAGAAAAACAACATCCGCCCAGGATGGATACGGGTCTGCTTGGGATCGGAGATAATGTAATCAGCAAGCGAAAATCTTGA
- a CDS encoding MFS transporter, with protein sequence MTSTQPTTNDRREIFGWAMYDWANSAFSTTVGTVFLGPYIAALAAEAAKAHPDGLARFFGIPVAPDSFLPYCISLSVGLQVLFLPILGAIADYSHLRKKMMQLFALIGSISTIAMFFVVGGTWWLGGLLFIIANLAFGAAIVFYNAYLPDIASEEERDRVSSYGWAMGYLGGGILLALNLAFFIFSEDLGVPSDLAVRINLASAGIWWMGFAMITWARLKPRHAARALPQGETYVSIGFKQLGKTFREIKHFPETLKYLLAYFLYNDGIQTVIAVSSTFAAAPLVRGGLELPQDTLIALILMIQFVAFGGALFWGKLAKWIGAKQSIVVSLIIWAGVVIYAYSGLKGESRVTEFFILGIFIALVLGGSQAISRSLFAQMIPKGREAEFYSFYEVSERGTSWTGPLIFGLANQIFGSLRYGILALIFYFIAGLIVLPFVNVKKAMDDAKAYSSNS encoded by the coding sequence ATGACATCAACACAACCAACGACGAACGATCGGCGCGAAATTTTCGGCTGGGCAATGTATGACTGGGCAAACTCTGCGTTCAGTACGACGGTGGGAACTGTTTTCCTCGGACCATACATCGCCGCCCTTGCGGCAGAGGCGGCGAAAGCGCATCCAGACGGGTTAGCCCGCTTCTTCGGAATCCCTGTAGCGCCAGATTCCTTTCTTCCATATTGCATCTCACTTTCAGTGGGGCTTCAAGTTCTATTCCTCCCCATCCTCGGCGCCATCGCAGATTATTCGCATCTCCGCAAGAAAATGATGCAACTTTTTGCGCTTATCGGATCGATCTCTACCATCGCCATGTTCTTCGTTGTTGGCGGAACATGGTGGCTCGGAGGTCTACTGTTCATTATTGCCAATCTTGCGTTTGGGGCAGCGATCGTTTTTTACAATGCCTATCTGCCAGATATCGCTTCGGAGGAAGAGAGAGACCGGGTTTCCTCGTATGGTTGGGCAATGGGATACCTCGGAGGCGGCATTCTACTCGCTCTCAATCTAGCGTTTTTCATTTTCAGCGAAGACTTGGGCGTACCTAGCGATTTAGCTGTCCGTATTAACTTGGCATCCGCAGGCATCTGGTGGATGGGATTTGCAATGATCACATGGGCGCGGCTCAAGCCGCGTCATGCCGCCCGCGCCCTACCGCAAGGCGAAACATATGTAAGCATTGGCTTCAAACAATTAGGGAAAACTTTCCGCGAGATCAAACACTTTCCCGAAACTCTCAAATATCTTCTGGCGTATTTCCTTTATAACGATGGCATCCAGACGGTCATCGCCGTTTCATCCACTTTCGCTGCCGCGCCGCTAGTACGCGGCGGGTTAGAGTTGCCGCAAGACACATTGATCGCTCTCATCCTGATGATCCAATTCGTCGCGTTTGGGGGCGCGCTGTTTTGGGGCAAACTTGCAAAATGGATTGGGGCAAAACAGTCCATTGTAGTCAGCCTCATCATCTGGGCTGGCGTAGTAATCTATGCGTACAGCGGGTTGAAGGGCGAGTCACGCGTCACAGAGTTTTTTATACTAGGCATCTTCATTGCCCTCGTGCTTGGCGGTTCACAAGCCATCAGCCGTAGCCTGTTCGCACAGATGATTCCCAAAGGAAGAGAAGCTGAGTTCTACTCCTTCTATGAGGTCAGCGAGCGCGGCACCTCATGGACGGGTCCGCTGATCTTCGGCTTGGCGAATCAGATTTTCGGCAGTCTACGCTATGGTATCCTCGCTTTGATCTTCTACTTCATCGCAGGATTGATCGTCTTGCCTTTTGTCAATGTAAAAAAGGCGATGGATGACGCAAAAGCCTATTCATCGAATAGTTAG
- a CDS encoding glutamate mutase L: MPTSLVQNESILAIDVGASVTRAAFFDVVEGQYRFVAAGQAPTTAEAPFKNIGIGVREAIKSLQSVLGVTLLGQQDENLIAPSQADGSGVDAVVATMSAGPAVRTVVAGLLPDVSLHSARRLAESTYSRIVESLDLSDKRKPDQQLDSIVRTRPDLVILAGGTDGGASRSILKMLEAVGLACYLMPEEKRPMVLYAGNRKLANDVQELLGGHAGKLEISPNVRPALETEDLEPASNQLAGLVTKLRQRQIKGVEELNLWASGGLLPTAYAQGRMIRFLSKLYESQRGLLSVNLGASAATIAAGFNGELALGVYPQFGMGDNLGALLQHTKIDDIMRWMQLDISSNTLREYLFQKSLHPSSIPATPEEHAILQAVARQALYLAVRTAQKNFPAGAMPARPDLMPKLDLILAGGGAIAEGASLGQSLLMLLDAIQPVGIMPILLDQNNLLALLGAAASRNNFLPVQVIESGAFIGMGTVVSVTASANFGDPVLRAKLTYDDGTEARVEAKFGGLEIIPLPSGRTARLALAPLHRADAGLGPGRSGSLTVTGGALGVVIDARGRPLGLPSDPVRRRELMKRWSYAVGG; the protein is encoded by the coding sequence ATGCCTACTTCGCTTGTTCAAAACGAATCCATTCTTGCCATTGACGTAGGCGCGTCGGTCACGCGCGCCGCATTCTTCGACGTCGTCGAAGGGCAGTATCGTTTCGTCGCGGCGGGGCAGGCTCCCACGACGGCGGAAGCGCCGTTCAAAAATATCGGCATCGGCGTGCGCGAAGCGATCAAGAGTTTACAATCCGTGCTTGGGGTCACATTGCTTGGTCAGCAGGATGAAAATCTGATCGCGCCCTCGCAGGCAGACGGCTCCGGCGTGGATGCGGTCGTCGCTACCATGTCGGCGGGACCGGCGGTGCGAACCGTGGTGGCTGGCTTGCTCCCAGATGTTTCGCTTCACAGCGCGCGGCGGCTGGCTGAATCCACATACAGCCGTATCGTCGAGTCGCTCGACCTCTCCGACAAACGAAAACCCGACCAACAATTAGATAGCATCGTGCGGACGCGCCCCGATCTCGTCATCCTTGCCGGCGGCACGGACGGCGGCGCGTCGCGCTCCATTTTGAAGATGCTCGAAGCGGTCGGCTTGGCTTGCTATTTGATGCCCGAAGAAAAACGTCCGATGGTTTTGTATGCCGGGAATCGAAAACTGGCGAACGATGTGCAGGAACTTCTCGGCGGGCACGCGGGCAAATTGGAGATCAGTCCCAACGTTCGCCCCGCGCTTGAGACCGAAGACCTTGAACCGGCAAGCAATCAACTCGCCGGGCTGGTGACGAAGCTTCGCCAGAGGCAGATCAAAGGGGTCGAAGAACTTAATTTATGGGCTAGCGGCGGGTTATTGCCGACCGCGTACGCGCAAGGGAGGATGATACGCTTCCTGAGCAAGCTATATGAATCTCAGCGCGGATTGTTGAGCGTGAACCTCGGCGCGTCCGCCGCGACGATTGCGGCGGGTTTCAACGGCGAGTTAGCGCTCGGAGTGTATCCCCAATTTGGGATGGGAGATAACCTCGGCGCGCTCCTCCAACACACAAAGATTGACGATATCATGCGCTGGATGCAACTCGATATTTCATCGAACACGCTGCGCGAATATCTCTTCCAAAAATCATTGCACCCATCCTCCATCCCTGCCACGCCGGAGGAACATGCCATTTTGCAAGCGGTGGCGCGACAAGCGTTGTACCTCGCGGTGCGAACCGCGCAGAAAAATTTCCCCGCTGGCGCGATGCCCGCCCGACCGGACTTGATGCCGAAGTTGGACTTGATTCTCGCGGGCGGCGGCGCGATCGCCGAAGGCGCGTCGCTTGGGCAAAGTTTGTTGATGCTGTTGGACGCGATCCAGCCGGTGGGCATCATGCCGATTCTGCTCGATCAAAATAATTTACTCGCGTTATTAGGCGCGGCGGCTTCACGCAATAACTTCCTGCCGGTGCAGGTGATCGAATCCGGCGCGTTCATTGGGATGGGAACCGTTGTTTCGGTGACCGCCTCGGCGAATTTTGGCGACCCGGTCTTGCGCGCAAAATTGACGTACGATGATGGTACGGAAGCGCGCGTAGAGGCGAAGTTCGGCGGGTTGGAGATCATTCCTCTCCCCAGCGGACGAACCGCGCGTCTGGCGTTGGCTCCTCTTCACCGCGCGGACGCAGGCTTGGGTCCGGGAAGAAGCGGCTCGCTCACCGTCACCGGAGGCGCGCTGGGAGTCGTTATTGACGCGCGCGGTCGCCCATTGGGTTTGCCGTCTGATCCTGTGCGGCGGCGCGAATTGATGAAACGCTGGTCGTACGCGGTGGGAGGTTAA
- a CDS encoding cobalamin B12-binding domain-containing protein: MSERKIRVLVAKPGLDGHDRGAKVVARALRDAGMEVIYTGLRQTPEMIAEAALQEDVDVVGLSVLSGAHMALAPRILELLKANGQDQVKVFIGGIIPDEDMPRLKEIGITGIYGPGASTEDIVKDIREAMKA, translated from the coding sequence ATGAGCGAACGGAAGATTCGTGTGTTGGTTGCCAAGCCCGGTCTGGATGGACACGACCGCGGCGCAAAAGTCGTTGCGCGCGCCTTACGCGATGCGGGCATGGAGGTGATCTACACCGGCTTACGCCAAACGCCGGAGATGATCGCCGAAGCCGCCCTGCAAGAGGATGTGGATGTGGTGGGCTTATCCGTCCTTTCGGGCGCGCACATGGCGCTCGCTCCTCGCATTTTAGAACTACTCAAAGCCAACGGGCAGGATCAGGTGAAGGTGTTCATCGGCGGCATCATTCCCGATGAGGATATGCCCCGGTTGAAAGAGATCGGCATCACCGGGATTTATGGTCCCGGCGCGTCTACGGAGGATATCGTCAAAGATATCCGTGAGGCGATGAAAGCCTGA
- the meaB gene encoding methylmalonyl Co-A mutase-associated GTPase MeaB, producing the protein MNMVLTQSVLNGDRLSLARLLTRVENDSPEGHAALAELFPHTGKAHLIGVTGAPGTGKSSLVNQITLHYRKTDKKRVAVVAVDPSSPFTGGAVLGDRVRMRDLSGDDGVFIRSMASRGSVGGIAQTTAAFTQIFDAAGYEIVIVETVGAGQSEVDIARLAHTTVVVEAPGLGDDIQAIKAGILEIADVLVINKADRPGVEHTERALRSTLALAHPTPRVYRHHGKTMTMTVNAPADPSVWIPPIKKTIATDGTGIAEVAESIAKHAAHLRVTGDWASRDRARLGSELEAALGEALMRRFFQNIQKEKYDEMVEQVVKRTLSPHEAVKVLLNGNLKQEHV; encoded by the coding sequence ATGAACATGGTATTGACCCAATCTGTCCTCAATGGCGACCGCCTCTCGCTTGCGCGATTGCTTACGCGAGTGGAAAATGATTCACCCGAGGGGCACGCCGCGTTAGCGGAATTGTTTCCGCACACCGGCAAAGCGCATCTCATCGGCGTGACCGGCGCGCCGGGGACGGGGAAATCGTCGCTCGTCAATCAAATCACGTTACATTATCGCAAAACGGACAAGAAGAGAGTCGCGGTGGTCGCGGTTGACCCATCGAGTCCGTTCACGGGCGGCGCGGTGTTGGGAGACCGCGTGCGGATGCGCGATCTTTCCGGTGACGACGGCGTGTTCATCCGCTCGATGGCGTCGCGCGGCTCGGTGGGCGGCATCGCGCAGACCACGGCGGCATTCACGCAGATCTTCGACGCGGCGGGCTACGAGATCGTCATCGTTGAAACGGTCGGCGCGGGGCAAAGCGAAGTGGATATCGCGCGGCTCGCGCACACCACCGTCGTTGTCGAAGCGCCCGGACTCGGCGACGACATCCAAGCCATCAAAGCGGGGATTTTGGAAATTGCGGACGTGCTCGTCATCAACAAAGCGGATCGCCCGGGCGTAGAACACACGGAACGTGCGCTTCGCTCCACACTTGCGCTTGCTCACCCAACCCCGCGCGTCTATCGCCACCACGGCAAGACCATGACGATGACAGTCAATGCGCCAGCGGACCCGAGTGTGTGGATTCCTCCCATCAAGAAAACTATCGCGACGGATGGAACCGGCATCGCCGAAGTAGCCGAATCGATTGCGAAACACGCCGCGCATCTCCGCGTGACCGGCGATTGGGCTTCACGTGACCGCGCCAGATTGGGATCCGAATTGGAAGCGGCTTTGGGGGAGGCGTTGATGAGGCGGTTCTTCCAAAACATCCAAAAAGAAAAATACGATGAAATGGTCGAGCAAGTCGTCAAACGGACTCTCTCGCCGCACGAAGCGGTGAAAGTTTTATTGAACGGGAATTTAAAGCAGGAGCATGTATGA
- a CDS encoding ribose-phosphate pyrophosphokinase, with the protein MNQHTHDHGMKMYGEIKLYAGTGSPNLAQKIADYLGQQLSPREVIQFPNENIFVKLNSSARGQDVYVIQTTSSPVHHNLMELLIMIQTIRLDSAARITAVVPYLCYGRSDKKDQPRVPITARLVCDMIESAGADRYMTFDPHAGQIQGFFSIPGDVLTASHMITDYINKNLRGKMKNLAVVATDLGFAKKGRNYARDLNASIAFIEKRRTANDSKAKALTLIGSVRGRDVLIVDDEVLTGGSIEQAVGVVKKNGARNVYLAFIHPIFSEEGAQRLAKLPIKHIITTDTVPISPKKIKALKGRLTVLSIAPMLGEVIRRAHEGRSVGEMFNE; encoded by the coding sequence ATGAACCAACATACGCATGATCACGGAATGAAAATGTACGGCGAGATCAAACTTTACGCGGGCACCGGCTCACCCAATCTCGCGCAAAAGATCGCCGATTATTTAGGTCAGCAACTCAGCCCGCGTGAAGTCATCCAATTTCCCAATGAAAATATTTTTGTCAAATTGAACAGCAGCGCTCGCGGACAGGATGTGTACGTGATCCAAACTACCTCCTCGCCGGTACATCATAACTTGATGGAACTGCTCATTATGATCCAGACCATCCGCTTGGATTCGGCGGCGCGCATCACGGCAGTCGTCCCGTATTTATGTTATGGACGTTCCGATAAAAAAGATCAGCCGCGCGTGCCTATCACCGCGCGCTTGGTGTGCGACATGATTGAAAGCGCCGGCGCAGACCGCTATATGACGTTCGATCCGCACGCCGGTCAAATCCAGGGATTCTTCTCGATCCCCGGCGATGTGCTGACCGCCTCGCACATGATCACCGACTACATCAACAAGAACCTGCGCGGCAAAATGAAAAACCTCGCGGTGGTCGCCACCGATTTGGGCTTCGCCAAAAAGGGACGCAACTATGCCCGCGACCTGAACGCGTCCATTGCCTTCATTGAAAAGAGGCGCACAGCCAACGACTCAAAAGCCAAGGCGTTGACCCTGATTGGAAGCGTGCGCGGGCGGGATGTGCTGATCGTGGACGATGAAGTGTTGACCGGCGGCTCCATCGAGCAGGCGGTGGGCGTGGTGAAAAAGAACGGCGCTCGGAATGTGTATCTCGCCTTCATCCATCCGATCTTTTCGGAAGAGGGCGCGCAGCGTCTGGCTAAATTGCCCATCAAGCACATCATCACGACCGACACGGTTCCTATCTCACCTAAAAAAATAAAGGCGCTCAAGGGACGCCTAACCGTTCTTTCGATCGCACCCATGTTGGGAGAAGTCATCCGCCGCGCGCACGAGGGACGAAGCGTGGGCGAAATGTTCAACGAATAG
- the mutM gene encoding bifunctional DNA-formamidopyrimidine glycosylase/DNA-(apurinic or apyrimidinic site) lyase: MPELPEVESIARKLKPDLIGRKILSADLRWARTLAVPTPKKFAEQIKGQKFLGVGRRAKYLDLRLTSFHLLIHLRMSGDLHIKDSANQPEKHDRLIIKLSGNKSLAFNDTRKFGRVWLIADPTELFSVLGTEPLSKEFTPQWLHAALHKKHRQLKPLLLDQTFLAGLGNIYSDEALNIAKLHPLRESSSVTAKQAKALHDAIRNVLNEGIRRNGASIDWVYRGGEFQNYFRAYDREGEPCKNCGAKIKRIVVGQRSTHYCPRCQRLR; this comes from the coding sequence ATGCCCGAACTCCCCGAAGTCGAATCCATTGCTCGAAAACTAAAACCTGATCTGATCGGCAGAAAAATCCTCTCCGCCGACCTGCGCTGGGCGCGCACGCTTGCCGTGCCCACGCCTAAGAAATTCGCGGAACAGATCAAAGGGCAAAAATTTTTAGGCGTAGGCAGGCGCGCCAAATATCTCGACCTTCGCCTTACCTCGTTCCACCTCCTCATCCACCTCCGCATGAGCGGCGACTTGCATATTAAAGACAGTGCAAATCAGCCCGAAAAACATGACCGGCTTATAATTAAACTATCGGGTAACAAGTCGCTGGCATTCAACGACACACGCAAGTTCGGGCGCGTGTGGCTTATCGCAGACCCGACGGAACTATTCAGCGTTTTGGGTACCGAACCGCTCAGTAAAGAATTCACGCCGCAATGGCTTCACGCGGCATTGCATAAAAAACATCGCCAACTCAAACCGTTATTGCTCGACCAAACCTTTCTCGCCGGTCTGGGCAACATCTACTCCGACGAAGCGCTGAACATCGCCAAACTGCATCCTCTGCGCGAGTCAAGTTCGGTTACGGCGAAACAGGCGAAAGCGTTGCACGACGCGATCCGCAACGTATTGAACGAAGGCATCCGCCGCAACGGAGCATCCATTGATTGGGTCTATCGCGGCGGCGAATTCCAAAATTATTTTCGAGCCTACGACCGAGAAGGCGAGCCGTGCAAAAATTGCGGCGCAAAAATAAAACGCATCGTCGTCGGTCAACGCAGTACGCATTACTGTCCGAGATGTCAGAGGTTAAGGTAG